A section of the Flavobacterium sp. CG_23.5 genome encodes:
- a CDS encoding cold-shock protein, protein MRTGTVKFFNESKGYGFITDEETGKDIFVHASGINAEELREGDRVSYEEEEGRKGKVAAKVAVI, encoded by the coding sequence ATGCGTACAGGTACAGTTAAATTTTTCAATGAATCTAAAGGTTACGGATTCATTACAGACGAAGAAACAGGAAAAGACATTTTTGTTCATGCATCAGGAATCAACGCGGAAGAATTGCGCGAAGGTGACAGAGTTAGCTATGAAGAAGAAGAAGGAAGAAAAGGAAAAGTTGCTGCGAAAGTAGCAGTTATCTAA
- a CDS encoding ribose-phosphate pyrophosphokinase: protein MSHLEPEAKIFACSQSVYLAEKIAEQYGIPLGKISMSKYSDGEFQPSYEESIRGLRVFIVCSTFPTADNLMELLLMIDAAKRASARHITAVIPYFGWARQDRKDKPRVPIGAKLVANLLDAAGATRVMTMDLHADQIQGFFEKPVDHLFASTIFLPYVKSLGLDNLTIASPDMGGSKRAYAYSKFLESDVVICYKQRKEANIIDTMELIGEVRGKNVILVDDMIDTGGTLAKAADLMIEKGALSVRAICTHAILSGDAYEKIENSKLLELIVTDSIPLKKESNKIRVLSCAPLFAEVMHMVHHNNSISGKFIM from the coding sequence ATGTCACACCTAGAACCAGAAGCTAAAATTTTTGCTTGTTCACAAAGTGTATATCTTGCTGAAAAAATAGCGGAACAATACGGAATTCCGTTAGGGAAAATAAGCATGTCGAAATACAGCGACGGTGAATTTCAACCTTCTTATGAAGAGTCAATCAGAGGATTACGGGTTTTTATTGTTTGTTCAACTTTTCCTACCGCAGATAATTTGATGGAATTGTTACTTATGATTGATGCAGCAAAACGCGCTTCGGCTCGACACATAACTGCAGTAATACCTTACTTTGGTTGGGCGCGACAAGATAGAAAAGACAAGCCAAGAGTGCCGATAGGAGCAAAATTAGTAGCTAATTTATTGGACGCTGCTGGAGCTACTAGAGTAATGACAATGGATTTGCACGCAGATCAAATTCAAGGCTTCTTTGAAAAACCAGTAGATCATCTTTTTGCATCGACTATCTTTTTACCTTATGTAAAAAGTTTAGGATTAGATAATTTAACGATTGCTTCTCCAGATATGGGTGGTTCCAAAAGAGCGTATGCCTATTCTAAATTTTTAGAATCTGATGTGGTTATTTGTTACAAACAAAGAAAAGAAGCCAATATTATCGACACCATGGAATTGATTGGTGAGGTAAGAGGTAAAAACGTGATCTTAGTAGATGACATGATTGATACCGGAGGAACTTTGGCGAAAGCCGCTGACTTAATGATCGAAAAAGGAGCATTAAGCGTAAGAGCAATTTGCACCCACGCTATTTTATCAGGAGATGCCTACGAAAAAATAGAGAATTCTAAATTATTAGAATTAATAGTTACCGATTCTATTCCGTTGAAGAAAGAATCAAACAAAATAAGAGTGTTGAGTTGTGCACCACTTTTTGCAGAAGTTATGCACATGGTACACCACAACAATTCCATTAGTGGGAAGTTTATAATGTAA
- a CDS encoding NADH-quinone oxidoreductase subunit C yields the protein MALETIQIQDKLTETFGENVSHYNQEKDIFSFEVAADNITAVILFLKNDPELRFHFLTDLCGVHYPDNEVNRQFAVVYHLHNWYENKRIKIKAFIDGEKPQIRTISNIFLSSNWMERETFDFYGIDFIGHPQLKRILNMDEMISFPMRKEFPMEDSGRTDKDDRFFGRTTDNY from the coding sequence ATGGCTTTAGAAACGATACAAATTCAAGATAAACTAACGGAAACATTTGGAGAAAATGTTTCTCATTACAATCAAGAAAAAGACATTTTTTCATTTGAAGTGGCAGCTGATAACATCACTGCGGTAATTCTTTTTTTGAAAAACGATCCAGAATTGCGTTTTCATTTTTTAACTGATTTATGTGGTGTTCATTATCCAGATAATGAAGTAAATAGACAATTTGCGGTGGTTTATCATTTGCACAATTGGTATGAAAACAAACGTATAAAAATCAAAGCGTTTATTGATGGCGAAAAGCCTCAAATTAGAACCATATCTAATATTTTCTTAAGTTCGAATTGGATGGAAAGAGAAACATTTGATTTTTATGGTATAGATTTTATTGGACATCCACAATTGAAACGTATTTTGAATATGGATGAAATGATTTCTTTTCCAATGCGAAAAGAATTTCCAATGGAAGACAGCGGAAGAACGGATAAAGATGACCGTTTCTTTGGAAGAACGACCGACAATTATTAA
- a CDS encoding NADH-quinone oxidoreductase subunit A: MQSDQFNYIPILMQFILAVGFVVGTIIVSGKLGPKRSSEIKDKNFECGIESVGNARIPFSVKYFLVAILFVLFDVEVIFLYPWAINFKELGMEGMVKMVIFMLLLLVGFFYIIKKKALEWE; encoded by the coding sequence ATGCAATCCGATCAATTTAATTATATCCCAATTTTAATGCAGTTCATTTTGGCTGTGGGATTTGTAGTTGGTACAATTATAGTTTCTGGAAAATTAGGTCCTAAAAGATCGTCGGAAATCAAAGATAAAAACTTCGAATGCGGTATAGAATCTGTTGGAAACGCTAGAATTCCATTTTCAGTAAAATATTTTCTTGTAGCTATATTATTTGTTTTGTTCGATGTTGAGGTAATCTTTCTTTATCCTTGGGCAATCAATTTCAAGGAGTTAGGAATGGAAGGAATGGTTAAGATGGTGATTTTTATGCTATTGCTTTTGGTAGGTTTTTTCTACATTATCAAAAAGAAAGCCTTAGAGTGGGAATAA
- a CDS encoding 50S ribosomal protein L25/general stress protein Ctc, whose protein sequence is MKSITIKGSERESVGKVATKALRNAGLVPCVLYGGNQAVHFSAEVMAFKNLVYTPNAHTVEIDLGKGKSFNAILQDIQVHPVSDKILHIDFFQLFDDKEITMEVPVKVVGTSKGVLAGGVLRLNTRKLKVKALPKNLPDFIEADITPLEMGNKLYVTKLANDNYKLIHPDNTVVAQVRISRAAMKAAQEAAKAAKAPVKGKKK, encoded by the coding sequence ATGAAATCGATTACAATTAAAGGATCAGAAAGAGAAAGCGTGGGTAAAGTTGCGACTAAAGCCCTACGTAATGCTGGATTGGTTCCTTGCGTATTATACGGAGGAAATCAGGCAGTTCATTTCTCAGCAGAAGTTATGGCTTTCAAAAACTTGGTTTACACTCCAAACGCTCACACAGTTGAGATCGATCTTGGAAAAGGAAAATCATTTAACGCAATTTTACAAGACATCCAGGTTCACCCGGTGTCTGACAAGATTTTACACATTGACTTCTTTCAATTATTTGATGACAAGGAAATCACTATGGAAGTTCCTGTTAAAGTTGTTGGAACCTCTAAAGGTGTTCTTGCAGGTGGTGTTTTACGTTTGAACACTCGTAAACTTAAAGTAAAAGCTTTACCAAAAAATCTTCCAGATTTTATTGAAGCTGACATTACTCCACTTGAAATGGGGAACAAATTGTACGTTACTAAATTAGCAAACGACAACTACAAATTGATTCACCCTGACAACACTGTTGTTGCTCAAGTAAGAATCTCTCGTGCCGCTATGAAAGCAGCTCAAGAAGCAGCCAAAGCAGCGAAAGCTCCAGTAAAAGGAAAGAAAAAATAA
- the aspS gene encoding aspartate--tRNA ligase: MYRSHNCGELNASHINTEVTLAGWVQKSRDKGFMNWVDLRDRYGITQLIFDEGRSKKEVFELAKTLGREFVIQVKGTVIEREAKNKNMATGDIEILVTELNILNASLTPPFTIEDETDGGEDIRMKYRYLDIRRNPVKNSLLFRHKVAMEVRKYLSDLDFCEVETPYLIKSTPEGARDFVVPSRMNEGQFYALPQSPQTFKQLLMVGGMDKYFQIVKCFRDEDLRADRQPEFTQIDCEMAFVEQEDILNIFEGLTRHLLKEIKGIELDKFPRMTYEHAMKTYGNDKPDIRFGMEFGELNEVAKSKDFPVFNAAELVVGIAVPGVGNYTRKEIDGLIDWVKRPQVGASGMVYVKCNEDGTYKSSVDKFYDQADLSNWAKTTGALPGDMIFVLSGPADKTRSQLSALRMEVATRLGLRKPTEFAPLWVVDFPLLEFDEESGRYHAMHHPFTSPKPEDMHLLETDPGKVRANAYDMVLNGNEIGGGSIRIHDKATQQLMFKYLGFTEEGAKAQFGFLMDAFQFGAPPHGGLAFGLDRLVAILGGQETIRDFIAFPKNNSGRDVMIDAPSIIDESQLNELHIKLDIL; encoded by the coding sequence ATGTATAGAAGTCATAACTGTGGCGAATTGAATGCCTCACATATTAATACAGAAGTTACACTTGCCGGTTGGGTTCAGAAATCTCGCGATAAGGGATTTATGAATTGGGTCGATTTACGTGATCGATATGGAATTACACAATTAATATTTGACGAAGGGCGTTCAAAAAAAGAAGTATTTGAATTAGCAAAAACTTTGGGTCGTGAATTCGTTATTCAGGTAAAAGGAACTGTTATTGAGCGTGAAGCCAAAAACAAAAACATGGCCACGGGTGATATCGAAATTTTAGTTACTGAATTGAATATTCTTAATGCATCGCTTACGCCTCCTTTTACAATTGAGGACGAGACCGATGGTGGTGAAGATATCAGAATGAAATACCGTTACCTTGACATTAGAAGAAATCCTGTAAAAAACAGTTTGCTTTTTCGTCACAAAGTAGCTATGGAAGTTAGAAAATATCTTTCGGATTTAGATTTTTGTGAAGTGGAAACGCCTTACTTGATAAAATCTACTCCGGAAGGAGCCAGAGATTTTGTTGTTCCTTCTCGAATGAATGAAGGACAGTTTTATGCTTTACCGCAATCACCACAAACTTTCAAACAATTATTGATGGTAGGTGGAATGGATAAATATTTCCAAATCGTGAAATGTTTCCGTGATGAAGATTTACGTGCAGACAGACAGCCTGAATTCACACAAATCGATTGTGAAATGGCTTTCGTGGAACAAGAAGATATATTAAATATTTTTGAAGGCTTGACAAGACATTTACTAAAAGAAATAAAAGGTATCGAATTAGATAAATTCCCAAGAATGACCTATGAGCATGCGATGAAAACATACGGTAATGACAAACCAGATATTCGTTTCGGAATGGAATTCGGAGAGTTGAATGAAGTAGCAAAAAGCAAAGATTTCCCTGTATTTAATGCGGCTGAATTAGTGGTGGGAATTGCTGTTCCAGGAGTTGGTAACTACACTCGTAAAGAAATAGATGGATTAATTGACTGGGTTAAGCGTCCTCAAGTGGGTGCATCAGGAATGGTGTACGTGAAATGTAATGAAGACGGGACCTATAAATCATCCGTAGATAAATTTTACGACCAGGCTGATTTAAGCAATTGGGCAAAAACAACTGGAGCTTTGCCGGGAGATATGATTTTTGTTCTTTCGGGACCGGCTGACAAAACCCGTTCTCAGTTAAGTGCTTTGCGTATGGAAGTGGCGACACGATTAGGTTTGAGAAAACCAACGGAATTTGCACCACTTTGGGTTGTTGATTTTCCGTTATTGGAATTTGATGAAGAAAGTGGTCGTTATCATGCGATGCATCATCCTTTTACTTCTCCAAAACCAGAAGACATGCATTTATTGGAGACTGATCCAGGAAAAGTTCGGGCCAATGCCTACGATATGGTTTTGAATGGTAATGAAATTGGTGGTGGTTCTATTCGTATTCACGATAAAGCAACACAACAATTGATGTTTAAATATTTAGGTTTCACCGAAGAGGGAGCTAAAGCACAATTTGGATTCCTGATGGATGCTTTCCAGTTTGGTGCGCCACCACATGGAGGATTAGCTTTTGGATTGGATAGATTGGTAGCTATTCTTGGGGGACAAGAGACTATTCGTGATTTTATTGCTTTTCCAAAAAATAATTCCGGAAGAGATGTAATGATTGACGCGCCATCAATAATTGATGAATCACAATTAAATGAGCTGCATATTAAATTAGACATTCTGTAG
- a CDS encoding NADH-quinone oxidoreductase subunit B codes for MSDSNIKMVEPPEGVVGEGFFATKLNDVVGMARANSLWPLPFATSCCGIEFMATMASHYDLARFGSERVSFSPRQADMLMVMGTISKKMAPILRQVYEQMSEPRWVIAVGACACSGGIFDTYSVLQGIDKVIPVDVYVPGCPPRPEQIVDGVMKLQELVRSESVRRRSSPEYQELLASYNIK; via the coding sequence ATGAGTGATTCAAATATAAAAATGGTTGAGCCGCCAGAAGGTGTTGTTGGGGAAGGTTTCTTCGCTACAAAACTGAATGATGTTGTGGGAATGGCTCGTGCTAATTCATTATGGCCATTGCCTTTTGCAACCTCTTGTTGTGGAATTGAATTTATGGCAACAATGGCTTCGCATTACGATTTGGCACGTTTTGGTTCTGAGCGAGTGAGTTTTTCTCCTCGTCAAGCGGATATGTTAATGGTAATGGGAACAATTTCGAAAAAAATGGCGCCAATTTTACGTCAGGTTTATGAGCAAATGTCAGAACCTCGCTGGGTTATCGCTGTTGGTGCTTGTGCTTGTTCAGGTGGTATTTTTGATACCTATTCTGTTTTACAAGGGATAGATAAAGTAATTCCGGTAGATGTTTATGTTCCTGGATGTCCTCCTAGACCAGAACAAATAGTTGATGGCGTTATGAAATTGCAAGAATTAGTAAGAAGCGAATCTGTGCGAAGAAGAAGTTCTCCTGAATATCAAGAATTATTAGCGTCTTATAATATCAAATAA
- the pth gene encoding aminoacyl-tRNA hydrolase translates to MIKWIYNLFSSKKIEDNTDYMKPEVHEHQKNNIKNVSNKFLIVGLGNIGAEYVNTRHNIGFKVVDFLARKEGVNFETVKLGSLAEYKFKGRTLLLLKPNTYMNLSGKAVQYWMEKEKIPLENILIIADDLNLSFGSIRIRSKGSDGGHNGLKNINLVLNTQNYARFRFGISDEFKKGKQIDYVLGEWDDAEKTALPERLEVASEIIKSFGTAGLENTMTAFNGK, encoded by the coding sequence ATGATAAAATGGATATACAACCTGTTTTCATCAAAGAAAATAGAAGACAATACAGATTATATGAAACCGGAGGTTCACGAACACCAAAAAAACAATATAAAAAACGTGAGTAATAAATTTTTAATAGTTGGACTCGGCAACATTGGTGCCGAATATGTAAACACCCGACACAACATCGGTTTTAAAGTAGTCGATTTCCTAGCCCGAAAAGAAGGAGTCAATTTCGAAACCGTAAAACTGGGTTCCCTTGCCGAATACAAATTTAAAGGAAGAACACTTCTACTCCTCAAACCCAACACTTATATGAATTTGAGCGGTAAAGCGGTACAATATTGGATGGAGAAAGAGAAAATTCCGCTGGAAAACATCTTAATCATTGCCGATGATTTGAATCTTTCTTTTGGAAGTATTCGCATTAGATCTAAAGGAAGCGACGGCGGTCACAACGGACTCAAAAATATCAATTTGGTTTTAAATACTCAAAACTATGCTCGATTTCGTTTTGGAATTAGCGACGAATTCAAAAAAGGAAAACAAATCGATTACGTACTTGGAGAGTGGGATGATGCTGAAAAAACTGCACTTCCGGAAAGACTGGAAGTAGCTTCGGAGATTATAAAATCTTTCGGGACTGCCGGATTAGAAAATACCATGACGGCATTTAACGGGAAATAA
- a CDS encoding toxin-antitoxin system YwqK family antitoxin — MKNYVILVAILFTGILFAQESKPVLEPFGKKVKATYFYENGQMQQEGFFENGKLEGFWVSYNEDGSKKSSGFYDKGIKTGKWFFWNDNNLSEVDYSKSQIASVKTWKRESIANVD; from the coding sequence ATGAAAAATTATGTAATTTTAGTTGCAATATTATTCACAGGAATACTATTTGCTCAAGAATCAAAACCAGTTCTTGAACCTTTCGGTAAAAAAGTAAAAGCGACTTATTTTTATGAAAATGGTCAAATGCAACAAGAAGGTTTCTTTGAAAACGGAAAACTAGAAGGATTTTGGGTTTCTTACAATGAGGATGGAAGTAAAAAATCATCGGGGTTTTATGATAAAGGAATTAAAACTGGGAAATGGTTTTTTTGGAATGATAACAATTTAAGCGAAGTAGATTATTCCAAAAGCCAAATTGCTTCCGTAAAAACTTGGAAACGAGAAAGCATTGCGAATGTTGATTAA